Part of the Salinimonas lutimaris genome, AATTGACCAAACATACCGATATGTTCCCAATCTTTGCTGAGCCATTGTTAATATATCGTTAAAATCGCTGCGGATCATTATTTTTCAGATATAAAAAAGCCTGCTTAAAAGCAGGCTTTTTACGTGTTAACTGTGCTGGTTAGTATTCCCACCAGCCTTCTTGCCACCAGTCCAGAAATTCTTCAAAGTCGATATAACCATCATCGTTACTATCGATGAGTTTGAAGCCTTCTTCAACATGGCTGGCTTTTGTCTTAGGCGACAAAACGG contains:
- a CDS encoding EF-hand domain-containing protein produces the protein MSAQLSEEKIAEIKSDFSFFDRDGNGQIDLTEFVELLTVLSPKTKASHVEEGFKLIDSNDDGYIDFEEFLDWWQEGWWEY